In Pedobacter sp. SL55, the following proteins share a genomic window:
- a CDS encoding N-acetylmuramoyl-L-alanine amidase, with translation MLKSKIQFTLLLLFIGLFIVFIPKQSIAQSNNRKNIDTVKILPKSEWKGVLGRPYKQHVPVKITVHHEGGKLLTKNDDARQRLKNIQTWGMGPDRKWADVPYHLLIAPDGTVLEGRNPLTVGETNTEYDPTGHLLVCFLGNYNQQKLDDHLLEVLVRLFADQCIKYNISPKEISTHRDHSTQTTCPGDDIYSYFTNGYIVKKVSKLVKKRS, from the coding sequence ATGCTAAAATCTAAAATCCAATTTACTTTATTGTTGCTTTTTATAGGTCTCTTTATAGTGTTTATTCCTAAACAGAGTATAGCTCAATCTAACAATAGAAAAAATATTGATACCGTTAAGATTTTGCCCAAAAGCGAGTGGAAAGGTGTGCTGGGAAGGCCTTACAAACAACATGTACCTGTTAAAATTACGGTGCATCATGAGGGTGGTAAGTTGTTGACTAAAAATGATGATGCCCGCCAACGATTAAAGAATATCCAAACTTGGGGAATGGGGCCCGATCGTAAATGGGCCGATGTGCCTTATCATTTATTGATAGCGCCAGATGGAACAGTTTTAGAAGGTAGAAACCCGCTAACTGTTGGCGAAACCAATACCGAGTACGACCCTACAGGACACTTGCTAGTTTGTTTCTTAGGTAACTATAACCAACAAAAGCTAGATGATCATTTGTTAGAGGTGTTGGTGCGTTTATTCGCAGATCAATGCATTAAATACAATATATCTCCGAAAGAAATTTCTACCCACCGCGACCATAGCACCCAAACTACTTGTCCCGGTGATGATATTTACAGCTATTTTACAAACGGATATATTGTAAAAAAGGTAAGTAAACTGGTTAAAAAGAGAAGCTAG
- a CDS encoding ArsR/SmtB family transcription factor, whose product MDQVEVFKALGNKNRLQILIWLKSPEEHFVDYVPACGDADVGVCVGHIQKKSGLTQSTISEYLAVLHRVGLVSATRVGQWTYYKRKEETIAALGNLIFTL is encoded by the coding sequence ATGGATCAAGTAGAGGTTTTTAAAGCCTTAGGGAATAAGAATAGGTTGCAGATATTAATCTGGCTTAAATCGCCAGAAGAGCACTTTGTAGATTATGTGCCAGCCTGTGGCGATGCCGATGTAGGCGTTTGTGTAGGCCATATTCAAAAAAAATCGGGCTTAACGCAATCTACCATTTCCGAGTATTTGGCGGTACTGCATCGGGTAGGCCTAGTATCTGCCACTCGCGTAGGGCAGTGGACTTACTACAAGCGCAAGGAAGAAACTATTGCCGCATTGGGAAACTTGATCTTTACTTTATAA
- a CDS encoding LLM class flavin-dependent oxidoreductase: MSENKSSSVPYSVLDLAGVRHGYDIADAFKNSVSLAQHAEKLGYNRYWLAEHHNMISVASSATSALIGHIAGHTNAIRVGSGGIMLPNHTPLIIAEQFGTLATLYPNRIDLGLGRAPGTDQLTAYEIRGERFHSPQHFPQDVRKLQQYLGDDNYDNKVRAIPGEGTNVPIWILGSSTESAHLAASYGLPYAFASHFAPNYFFEAIEIYRKNFRPSNVLKEPYVLSCVNVVAADTDAEAERLSTSLKILFSGIVTNQRRLLQPPIDSMEGVWSDMEEAAVEQMLDFTFIAGPDKLKEQLQSFLNHTKVDELMVTSHIYDHQARLRSYELVAEALKG, encoded by the coding sequence ATGAGTGAAAATAAATCATCAAGCGTACCTTATTCGGTACTAGATTTGGCGGGCGTTAGACACGGATACGATATTGCTGATGCTTTTAAAAACAGCGTTTCCTTAGCGCAACACGCAGAAAAATTAGGTTACAATCGTTATTGGTTGGCTGAGCACCATAATATGATTAGCGTGGCTAGTTCGGCTACTTCAGCACTAATTGGTCACATTGCGGGGCATACCAATGCTATTCGTGTAGGTTCTGGAGGTATTATGTTGCCAAACCATACCCCGTTAATTATTGCCGAGCAGTTTGGTACGTTAGCTACTTTATATCCTAATAGAATTGATTTAGGCTTGGGTAGAGCGCCTGGTACCGACCAACTGACTGCCTACGAAATTAGGGGAGAGCGTTTCCACTCGCCACAGCATTTTCCGCAAGATGTACGCAAACTACAACAATATCTTGGCGATGATAACTATGATAACAAAGTAAGAGCGATACCGGGCGAAGGAACCAATGTGCCCATTTGGATTTTGGGATCGAGTACCGAAAGTGCACATTTAGCAGCATCTTATGGCTTGCCTTATGCTTTTGCCAGTCATTTTGCACCTAATTATTTCTTTGAGGCTATTGAGATTTACAGAAAAAACTTCCGCCCGTCTAACGTGTTAAAAGAACCCTATGTGCTTTCTTGTGTAAATGTGGTAGCGGCAGATACAGATGCAGAAGCAGAGCGATTATCAACCTCGTTAAAAATCTTGTTTTCGGGTATTGTAACCAATCAGCGTAGATTGTTGCAGCCGCCAATAGATAGTATGGAAGGCGTATGGTCTGATATGGAAGAGGCCGCTGTAGAGCAAATGTTAGATTTTACTTTTATTGCTGGCCCAGATAAGCTAAAGGAACAACTTCAATCTTTCTTAAACCACACTAAAGTAGATGAGTTAATGGTAACCTCACATATCTACGATCATCAGGCTAGATTAAGGTCTTATGAATTGGTGGCGGAGGCTTTGAAAGGATAA
- a CDS encoding DUF3667 domain-containing protein yields the protein MSELTNSKIEQPCLNCDYTIDENFCRHCGQKRFKRIDKKYVIDEIQYLLIHTNKGFLYTIKKLVKNPGKTAREFIDGNRVNHYKPLLLMFVLSGISAFVSYKIVGLNKIAEEFYTKQEVNSQFMNDVSSFTASYNSLLMLLLVPIFAFCSWLSFKKWGNNYYEHVVMNSYVLSLQNIIAIIVVSPILFAFRHHPDDFVVALSFSPLITSIILIWFFKDFYPNKPFKSVLLRVLGTLALVVAIYIILMILITIAGVVYAMIKGPEQLKYFLPPNKI from the coding sequence ATGAGCGAATTGACGAACAGTAAAATAGAGCAGCCGTGTCTAAACTGCGATTATACCATTGATGAGAATTTTTGCCGTCATTGCGGTCAGAAAAGATTTAAACGTATAGATAAGAAGTACGTTATAGACGAGATACAATACTTACTTATCCATACCAATAAAGGGTTTCTTTACACCATTAAGAAATTGGTTAAAAACCCAGGAAAGACCGCTAGAGAGTTTATTGATGGCAACAGGGTAAATCACTATAAGCCACTTTTATTAATGTTTGTATTAAGTGGTATTTCTGCATTTGTTTCATACAAGATTGTTGGTTTAAATAAAATAGCTGAAGAGTTTTACACCAAACAAGAGGTAAATTCTCAGTTTATGAACGATGTAAGTTCATTTACTGCAAGCTATAATTCATTATTGATGTTGTTATTAGTGCCTATTTTTGCTTTCTGCTCTTGGCTATCTTTCAAGAAATGGGGCAATAACTATTATGAACATGTGGTTATGAACTCCTATGTTCTATCGCTACAAAATATTATTGCCATCATTGTTGTATCACCAATACTCTTCGCATTTAGGCATCATCCTGATGATTTTGTAGTTGCATTAAGCTTTTCTCCGCTTATTACTTCAATTATACTTATTTGGTTTTTCAAAGATTTTTACCCTAATAAACCATTTAAATCTGTGTTATTAAGAGTGCTAGGTACTTTAGCGCTAGTTGTCGCTATTTACATTATTCTTATGATTTTAATTACTATTGCTGGTGTGGTTTATGCTATGATTAAAGGACCTGAGCAATTAAAATATTTCTTGCCGCCAAATAAAATTTAA
- a CDS encoding FMN-binding glutamate synthase family protein has translation MRKAFVAIALFLVAFTVMLGFYHPFLWWTFIFTGPIVLLGIYDMIQPKHSIVRNFPVVGRLRYFMEDMRPKVYQYFVESDTNGTPYNRLNRSLIYQRAKKELDTIPFGTQLNVYENGYEWLSHSIMAIGHDDLNLKPRILVGGPDCKQPYSASIYNISAMSFGSLSQNAVLALNGGAKLGEFAHNTGEGGISDYHREMGGDLIWQIGTGYFGCRNMDGTFNGEAFGERARTDQVKMIEIKLSQGAKPGHGGMLPGKKVTPEVARIRLVPEGKDVLSPLSTFCFFYTC, from the coding sequence ATGAGAAAAGCATTTGTAGCAATTGCGCTTTTTTTGGTTGCATTTACGGTAATGTTGGGGTTTTATCATCCCTTTTTATGGTGGACTTTTATTTTTACAGGGCCAATAGTTTTGTTGGGTATTTACGATATGATCCAGCCGAAACATAGTATTGTTAGAAACTTTCCGGTTGTAGGGAGGTTGAGGTATTTTATGGAGGATATGCGTCCGAAAGTGTATCAATACTTTGTAGAAAGTGATACCAACGGTACGCCATATAATCGTTTAAATCGTTCGTTAATTTACCAAAGGGCTAAAAAAGAGTTAGATACGATACCTTTTGGTACGCAGTTAAATGTGTACGAAAACGGGTACGAATGGTTAAGTCATAGCATTATGGCTATTGGACATGATGATTTAAACTTGAAACCTAGAATTTTAGTAGGTGGCCCAGATTGTAAGCAGCCCTATTCTGCCAGTATTTATAATATATCTGCCATGAGTTTTGGCTCTTTAAGTCAAAACGCAGTATTAGCGCTTAACGGCGGCGCTAAATTAGGCGAGTTTGCACACAATACGGGAGAGGGTGGAATTAGCGATTACCACCGCGAAATGGGCGGCGATTTAATCTGGCAAATTGGTACAGGATATTTCGGCTGTAGAAATATGGACGGGACCTTTAACGGCGAAGCCTTTGGCGAAAGGGCAAGAACCGATCAAGTTAAGATGATTGAAATCAAACTTTCGCAAGGAGCAAAACCAGGTCACGGTGGTATGTTGCCAGGCAAAAAGGTAACTCCAGAAGTTGCTCGTATACGCTTGGTGCCCGAAGGTAAAGACGTATTATCGCCCCTAAGCACATTCTGCTTTTTCTACACCTGTTGA
- a CDS encoding YceI family protein yields MRKLLFALPALVLLASCGGSSNTAATTTEQTAAEQTGQTYLIDTLTTTVDWKGAHKGGLAPRWGKIGVNLGSISVQNDSISGGEFIVNMASLKVDPASVTEEGKKATDLEGHLKSADFFDVAKAPTAKFVITKVEPYTATAEASLIADPNYLISGNLTLKDKTLNVTFPAKVQVTSDVVTASAKFVIDRSAWGINYKTEGSAENWMISKDVEIGLNLNAKKN; encoded by the coding sequence ATGAGAAAACTACTTTTTGCGCTTCCGGCGCTTGTTTTACTGGCCTCTTGCGGTGGCTCTAGCAATACAGCAGCAACAACAACAGAACAAACTGCTGCCGAGCAAACAGGGCAAACTTATTTGATTGACACGTTGACGACTACAGTAGACTGGAAGGGCGCACATAAAGGCGGTTTGGCACCGCGTTGGGGTAAAATTGGTGTAAACTTAGGCTCTATATCAGTGCAAAACGATTCGATAAGCGGTGGCGAGTTTATTGTAAATATGGCTTCACTTAAGGTAGATCCAGCATCGGTAACAGAAGAAGGTAAAAAAGCAACCGATTTGGAAGGCCATTTAAAAAGTGCAGATTTCTTTGATGTAGCTAAAGCGCCAACCGCAAAATTTGTAATTACCAAAGTAGAACCTTATACCGCAACAGCGGAAGCTAGCTTAATTGCTGATCCAAATTACCTGATCAGTGGAAATTTAACACTTAAAGATAAAACCTTAAATGTAACTTTTCCTGCTAAAGTTCAGGTTACTTCAGACGTGGTTACTGCATCGGCAAAATTTGTAATAGACAGAAGCGCTTGGGGCATTAATTATAAAACAGAAGGTAGTGCCGAAAACTGGATGATTTCTAAAGATGTAGAGATTGGCCTAAACCTTAACGCAAAAAAGAATTAA
- a CDS encoding serine hydrolase domain-containing protein — MPNTLKSYFIAALFIVYLPIAASAQTATELKELDNIFQNFNSGSRAPGGVITVGKNGNVFFNKAAGSADLEHEIANTPETRFEAGSVSKQFTSTAVLLLIESNKVGLEDEVRKYIPELPDYGKPLLVKHLLLHTSGLKDWGSIYAITGWPRGTKAYTQDDARAMIFKQKTLNFLPGEAYSYSNSNFTLLATLVEKVSGMSFNEFTKQNIFIPIGMNDTQWRDNFRAIVKNRAIGYQASGKDYLQDMPFENTHGHGGLITTTTDMQKWLNYWNENKFGKKLTELRNTQGILNNGQQIEYALGGVFVKKFNGLTEISHSGLTAGYRGWMAWYPEKGITVTCLSNGATLPSSQIKDVFLGKEASKTGKRGSALPQNLIDQLPGLYKSVRGYSTLEIVKKENRIFMKTGAEVLALNGDTLTTGSRKIYPERDARKFLSIIGTDTLSFVKIERKDLNAAELNKYIGNYYSRECDTKIEGVLKGQQLFALRNAEPPIKLQPVYNGVFNMAGILLDFNSPTNNSGFSANVDRAQQVIFDKTKP, encoded by the coding sequence ATGCCAAACACTTTAAAATCATATTTCATTGCTGCATTATTTATTGTCTATTTACCCATTGCAGCTTCGGCACAAACGGCTACCGAGCTAAAAGAACTGGATAACATTTTTCAAAATTTCAATAGCGGTTCGCGTGCCCCTGGTGGAGTAATTACCGTTGGCAAAAATGGCAATGTCTTTTTTAACAAAGCTGCTGGATCTGCTGATTTAGAACACGAAATTGCTAATACACCCGAAACCAGGTTCGAGGCTGGATCTGTTTCTAAGCAATTTACATCTACTGCGGTATTATTGCTCATTGAATCTAACAAGGTAGGTTTAGAAGATGAGGTAAGAAAATACATTCCAGAGTTACCAGACTACGGTAAGCCACTTTTGGTTAAACACCTCTTGCTCCACACCAGCGGTTTAAAAGATTGGGGCTCTATTTACGCCATCACAGGATGGCCAAGAGGCACCAAAGCATATACACAAGACGATGCAAGGGCAATGATCTTTAAACAAAAGACCTTGAATTTTTTGCCAGGGGAAGCCTATTCCTACAGCAATTCTAACTTTACCTTATTGGCAACGTTGGTAGAAAAAGTGAGTGGCATGTCATTCAACGAATTTACCAAGCAAAACATCTTTATTCCTATCGGGATGAATGATACCCAGTGGCGTGATAACTTTAGGGCAATCGTTAAAAATAGAGCCATAGGTTACCAAGCCAGCGGCAAAGATTATCTACAGGATATGCCCTTCGAAAATACACATGGCCATGGCGGATTAATCACTACAACCACAGATATGCAGAAGTGGTTAAACTACTGGAACGAAAACAAGTTCGGCAAGAAACTGACTGAACTGCGCAATACCCAAGGTATCCTTAACAATGGACAACAGATTGAATATGCCCTAGGTGGTGTTTTTGTAAAAAAATTTAATGGCCTCACAGAAATATCACATAGTGGCCTTACTGCCGGTTACAGGGGATGGATGGCTTGGTATCCGGAAAAAGGCATTACCGTTACCTGCTTAAGCAATGGCGCCACACTACCATCTAGCCAAATCAAAGATGTTTTTTTGGGAAAAGAGGCTAGCAAAACAGGAAAGAGAGGCTCAGCGCTACCACAAAACTTAATAGACCAACTACCCGGTCTTTACAAGAGTGTTAGGGGCTACAGCACCTTAGAAATAGTAAAAAAAGAAAACAGGATCTTTATGAAAACTGGCGCAGAGGTACTTGCGCTAAACGGCGATACCCTTACTACCGGATCAAGGAAAATATATCCTGAAAGAGATGCCAGAAAGTTTCTTTCTATCATTGGTACCGATACACTAAGCTTTGTTAAGATAGAGCGGAAAGATCTTAACGCTGCAGAACTAAACAAATACATCGGTAATTACTACAGCCGCGAATGTGACACCAAAATAGAAGGGGTTCTAAAAGGCCAACAGCTTTTTGCCCTGCGTAATGCGGAACCTCCAATTAAACTTCAGCCAGTATACAATGGCGTTTTCAATATGGCGGGCATATTACTCGACTTCAATTCCCCAACAAATAACAGCGGTTTTAGTGCTAATGTAGATCGGGCGCAACAGGTTATTTTTGATAAAACCAAACCTTAA
- a CDS encoding GNAT family N-acetyltransferase produces the protein MMGFMIETERCYIRPLNASDAAGIFELDSNPNVHKYLGNTPIKTLTEAENVIGLITQQYKDLGIGRWAIIEKSTGNFVGWTGFKYIIEPINNHVNYYDLGYRLIEGYWDKGIATETAKACLRYGFEVLKFNEVYGICDVENTSSKNVLQKCGLQLIETFDYDGVSHYWMKIKLEDWKNLK, from the coding sequence ATGATGGGTTTTATGATTGAAACCGAACGCTGCTACATTAGACCCTTAAATGCCAGTGATGCAGCAGGTATATTTGAGCTAGATAGCAACCCGAACGTGCACAAATATTTGGGTAATACACCTATTAAAACTTTAACAGAAGCTGAAAATGTAATTGGACTAATTACACAGCAATACAAAGATTTAGGCATTGGCCGATGGGCAATTATAGAAAAAAGCACTGGCAACTTTGTAGGTTGGACTGGCTTTAAATACATTATAGAACCCATTAACAATCATGTAAATTACTACGATTTGGGCTACCGCTTAATAGAAGGCTATTGGGACAAAGGAATTGCTACCGAAACAGCCAAAGCTTGCTTAAGATATGGTTTCGAGGTATTAAAATTTAATGAAGTTTACGGCATTTGCGATGTAGAGAACACTAGTTCTAAAAATGTTTTACAAAAATGTGGGTTGCAATTGATTGAAACTTTTGATTATGATGGAGTTTCGCACTATTGGATGAAAATTAAGTTAGAGGACTGGAAAAATCTGAAATAA
- a CDS encoding RagB/SusD family nutrient uptake outer membrane protein — MKTSFNIARLKFALVATIFLASCSKNFLEIDPKQDTNANIAVVDLPTMKAALNGIYSQLQSEDYYGRTFIVAPELLSNNGMLSVINSARYTNINLNTVVSTDTHITGLWNVLYCTAINANLLISNGEQLSFSGANLTTSRQYLGEAYALRALAYFDLVRAFAQPYDQTADASHLGVPLVLESGISKEDIAKPARNTVAEVYKSIIDDLEKAIMLFASQSPQSPSYLGLNGAKALLSRVYLYQGDWPNAERLATEVIGSGKYQLLSNTSLLSNFKVKANPEVIFEVANNTADNAGTGSLAYFCMQAGYGDMIGTEDLYNNYSATDVRRAFVTKAKRDRVGGENPAYVISKYTEISTYEENIKVIRLAEVYLIRAEARARQIGKESLAQDDLFLVASRGDINAIRSTSSGTLLINEILKERRKELAFEGHQLFDLNRTRTNWTKFRSNDGTTAYTARSNRTIFPIPRRETSLNPNIRQNTGY, encoded by the coding sequence ATGAAAACTTCATTCAACATAGCTAGACTTAAATTCGCATTAGTAGCCACTATCTTTTTGGCTTCCTGTTCTAAAAACTTTTTAGAAATCGACCCAAAACAAGACACCAATGCCAACATAGCTGTAGTAGATCTTCCTACCATGAAGGCCGCCCTTAACGGGATCTACAGCCAACTGCAAAGCGAAGATTACTACGGAAGAACATTTATTGTGGCTCCAGAATTGCTTTCCAATAATGGCATGCTTAGCGTGATCAACTCGGCACGCTATACCAACATTAACCTAAATACTGTGGTTTCTACCGATACGCATATTACCGGGCTTTGGAACGTACTTTACTGTACGGCCATTAACGCAAACCTTTTGATTTCGAATGGAGAGCAGCTTAGCTTCTCTGGGGCAAACCTCACAACAAGCCGCCAGTATTTGGGCGAGGCTTATGCTTTAAGGGCCTTGGCCTATTTTGATTTGGTTAGGGCTTTTGCGCAACCTTATGATCAAACTGCAGATGCATCGCATTTAGGCGTTCCGTTAGTATTAGAAAGTGGCATTTCAAAAGAAGACATTGCCAAACCAGCCCGAAACACCGTGGCCGAAGTATACAAAAGTATCATCGATGATTTAGAAAAGGCAATTATGCTATTTGCGTCTCAAAGTCCGCAAAGTCCGTCATATTTGGGTTTAAATGGCGCCAAGGCCTTACTATCAAGAGTATATCTTTACCAAGGCGACTGGCCTAATGCAGAGCGATTGGCTACTGAAGTGATTGGCAGTGGAAAGTATCAATTACTGAGCAACACCAGCTTATTGAGCAACTTTAAAGTAAAAGCCAACCCAGAAGTGATTTTTGAAGTAGCCAACAATACTGCAGATAACGCCGGAACAGGGTCTTTAGCCTATTTCTGTATGCAAGCTGGTTACGGCGATATGATTGGTACCGAAGATTTGTATAACAACTACAGCGCAACTGATGTAAGAAGAGCTTTTGTAACCAAAGCAAAAAGAGATCGCGTAGGTGGCGAGAACCCAGCTTACGTGATTAGTAAATACACCGAAATTAGCACCTACGAAGAAAATATCAAAGTAATTAGGTTAGCGGAAGTTTACCTCATTAGAGCCGAAGCAAGAGCTAGGCAAATTGGAAAAGAGAGCTTAGCGCAAGACGATCTATTTTTGGTTGCTTCTAGGGGCGATATAAATGCCATTAGGTCTACTTCGTCAGGCACCTTATTGATCAACGAAATTTTGAAAGAAAGAAGAAAGGAATTAGCTTTCGAAGGTCATCAGCTTTTTGACCTGAACAGAACACGTACCAACTGGACCAAATTCCGTTCTAATGATGGCACCACAGCATATACAGCCCGCTCTAACAGAACAATTTTCCCTATTCCAAGACGCGAGACCAGTCTTAACCCAAACATCAGACAAAATACTGGATACTAA
- a CDS encoding L-threonylcarbamoyladenylate synthase yields the protein MLIKIYPENPNPKAIEQAAEVLKKGGIIIYPTDTVYGLGCDITNHRAIEKICKIRGIKPEKANFSFICSDLRHISDYIKPIDTTVFRVLKKALPGPFTFIFNANNNVPKLLSSNKKTVGIRVPDNNIAREIVAALGNPIISTSIKDDDEVIEYSTDPELIHEKYEDLVDLVIDGGYGDNEASTVIDCTNGDFEVIREGKGDIEAYL from the coding sequence ATGCTTATTAAAATATACCCAGAAAACCCAAACCCAAAAGCCATTGAGCAGGCCGCAGAAGTGCTTAAAAAAGGTGGAATTATCATTTATCCCACCGACACCGTCTATGGATTAGGCTGTGACATTACCAACCACAGAGCTATAGAAAAGATTTGCAAAATACGCGGCATTAAACCCGAAAAAGCTAATTTTTCCTTCATCTGCTCTGATTTGAGGCACATTTCGGATTATATTAAACCGATAGACACCACTGTTTTTAGAGTTTTAAAAAAGGCTTTACCAGGGCCATTTACTTTCATTTTTAACGCAAACAACAACGTACCCAAATTACTTAGTTCTAATAAAAAAACCGTTGGTATACGTGTGCCAGATAATAATATTGCTAGAGAAATTGTAGCGGCGCTAGGTAATCCTATTATTTCTACCTCTATTAAAGATGATGACGAAGTGATTGAATACTCTACCGACCCAGAATTGATACACGAAAAGTATGAGGACTTAGTAGATCTAGTGATTGATGGCGGTTATGGCGACAACGAAGCTTCTACAGTTATTGATTGTACCAATGGAGATTTTGAAGTGATACGGGAAGGTAAAGGCGATATTGAAGCCTATTTGTAG
- a CDS encoding FMN-binding glutamate synthase family protein, whose amino-acid sequence MHFVKKLRDLSDGKPVGFKLCIGRKSEFFAICKAMIATNIYPDFITIDGGEGGTGAAPQEFSNSVGMPLRDGVAFVYDVLLGFDLKKHIKIIASGKVSTGFDIVKNIALGADMCSAARGMMFALGCIQALECNSNTCPTGVATQDPSLMKGLVVEDKKVRVKNFHNQTVASAVELLGAAGLKEFSQLTRAYINRRVSANVIQNYRETYPYVPAGALLKTPYPSRFELGMALSTPDSFLPTDYMVTEVDYQNANPYHE is encoded by the coding sequence ATGCATTTTGTAAAAAAATTAAGAGACCTCTCTGATGGAAAGCCGGTGGGTTTTAAGCTTTGTATTGGCAGAAAAAGTGAATTTTTTGCCATCTGCAAAGCGATGATAGCAACCAATATTTACCCAGATTTTATTACTATTGATGGAGGAGAGGGTGGTACAGGAGCTGCTCCGCAAGAATTTTCTAACTCGGTAGGTATGCCATTAAGAGATGGAGTAGCCTTTGTTTACGATGTTTTGCTAGGTTTTGATTTGAAAAAGCACATCAAAATTATCGCCTCTGGAAAAGTTTCTACCGGTTTTGATATTGTTAAAAACATTGCCTTAGGTGCTGATATGTGTAGTGCCGCCAGAGGAATGATGTTTGCCTTAGGTTGCATACAGGCTTTAGAATGTAACAGTAACACCTGTCCAACTGGCGTGGCTACGCAAGACCCAAGTTTAATGAAAGGCTTGGTGGTCGAAGACAAAAAAGTAAGAGTAAAAAACTTTCATAACCAAACTGTAGCAAGTGCGGTAGAACTGCTGGGGGCCGCCGGACTGAAAGAGTTTAGTCAGCTTACTAGAGCTTATATCAATAGAAGGGTAAGCGCAAATGTGATACAGAACTATCGAGAAACTTATCCTTATGTGCCCGCAGGAGCCTTATTGAAAACCCCTTATCCTTCTCGTTTCGAGCTGGGCATGGCGTTAAGCACACCAGATAGCTTTTTGCCTACAGATTACATGGTAACCGAAGTAGATTACCAAAATGCCAATCCTTATCACGAATAA
- the nhaA gene encoding Na+/H+ antiporter NhaA — translation MKRINTSVFKQFFNSKKLGGILLLICVVLSLFIANSGYGESFSNFLATTKGFNVGPFHLNYTISVWINDGLMAIFFLLVGLEIKRELIEGELSSAKKATLPVMAAIGGMMIPAFIYFIFNKNEPTASGWGIPMATDIAFALAILALLGKNVPSSLKIFLAALAIVDDLGAILVIAIFYTDQIHWQEMLIACGIFAFLLALNYFKVKSLWFYLIPGIFLWYFVHHSGIHATIAGVLLAFTIPTNETDELSPLEKLEHFLTKPVALLIMPIFALANTNITFVEGMVEGLISPLGLGIIFGLFIGKTIGITLLSFIAVKMKWAKLPTAANWKHIVGMGMLAGIGFTMSIFISMLSFSDALHIIEAKFSILCASVFSGTVGFIFLKSLSKKKAE, via the coding sequence ATGAAAAGAATAAACACAAGTGTTTTCAAGCAGTTTTTTAACTCAAAAAAGCTTGGCGGAATTTTATTGTTGATTTGCGTAGTCTTATCTTTGTTCATCGCCAACTCTGGTTACGGAGAAAGTTTTTCGAATTTTTTGGCTACAACCAAAGGTTTTAACGTCGGGCCTTTTCATTTAAATTATACCATTTCTGTTTGGATTAACGATGGTTTAATGGCAATATTTTTCCTCTTAGTTGGCTTAGAAATTAAACGAGAACTGATAGAAGGAGAACTATCTTCTGCCAAAAAAGCAACACTGCCTGTAATGGCGGCAATTGGCGGTATGATGATACCCGCATTTATCTACTTTATCTTTAACAAAAACGAGCCTACAGCTAGTGGCTGGGGCATACCTATGGCAACTGACATTGCCTTTGCCTTGGCAATTTTAGCTTTACTGGGCAAAAATGTACCTAGCTCGTTAAAAATATTCTTAGCTGCTTTAGCCATTGTAGACGACCTAGGTGCCATTTTGGTCATCGCTATATTTTACACCGATCAAATTCATTGGCAAGAAATGTTAATTGCCTGCGGGATATTCGCATTCTTATTAGCGCTTAACTACTTTAAGGTTAAATCGCTTTGGTTTTATTTAATTCCAGGTATTTTTTTGTGGTATTTTGTACACCACTCGGGTATACATGCCACTATAGCGGGGGTTTTGTTGGCCTTTACTATCCCAACCAATGAAACCGATGAACTTTCGCCATTAGAAAAGTTAGAACATTTTCTTACCAAGCCGGTAGCTTTGCTAATTATGCCAATTTTTGCACTAGCCAATACCAATATTACTTTTGTTGAGGGAATGGTTGAAGGCTTAATTTCGCCTTTGGGTCTAGGTATCATATTTGGCTTATTTATAGGAAAAACAATAGGCATTACGCTACTCTCTTTTATTGCTGTAAAAATGAAATGGGCCAAACTACCTACTGCGGCCAATTGGAAGCATATTGTAGGTATGGGTATGCTGGCTGGTATTGGTTTTACCATGTCGATATTTATCTCCATGCTATCTTTTAGTGATGCCTTACATATCATCGAAGCAAAGTTTTCAATCTTGTGTGCCTCAGTTTTTTCTGGCACAGTTGGATTTATTTTTTTAAAATCGTTAAGTAAAAAGAAAGCCGAATGA